One Lucilia cuprina isolate Lc7/37 chromosome 4, ASM2204524v1, whole genome shotgun sequence DNA segment encodes these proteins:
- the LOC124419592 gene encoding class E basic helix-loop-helix protein 22-like, producing the protein MDHPNLPFGFALPGHTHPPIPPTANMLGPHPSGHPGPTSSPPQSVPGRRTPLGSVGLGGFYAQGLGMLPPGDENKPDSGVGTAMDKSSPNLMLAPSTSSSGIGTSTAGGLIASGSGGGGSSSGSAGGGGGKQKNRQGKTVRLNINARERRRMHDLNDALDELRNVIPYAHSPSVRKLSKIATLLLAKNYILMQQNAIEELRRLLAYIQSTTGAAPLDLASFPAAAKLQALLQSAGSEFNDPPGSS; encoded by the exons ATGGATCATCCTAATCTTCCCTTTGGTTTTGCCCTACCAGGACACACACATCCACCCATACCACCAACAGCAAATATGTTAGGACCCCACCCTAGTGGTCATCCTGGGCCAACATCTAGTCCACCACAAAGTGTGCCTGGTAGAAGAACACCTCTAGGTTCTGTTGGCCTAGGAGGTTTCTATGCTCAAGGTTTGGGTATGTTACCGCCCGGAGATGAAAATAAACCAGATTCGGGTGTGGGAACAGCAATGGATAAATCAAGTCCTAATCTAATGTTAGCACCATCAACAAGTAGTAGTGGAATAGGAACTTCAACAGCTGGAGGGCTAATAGCTTCTGGTAGTGGAGGAGGTGGAAGTAGTTCGGGTTCGGCAGGAGGTGGAGGAGGTAAACAGAAGAATAGACAAGGCAAAACTGTGAGATTAAATATAAATGCAAG AGAACGTCGTCGCATGCACGATTTAAACGATGCCTTAGACGAACTGCGCAATGTGATACCGTATGCTCATTCTCCTTCTGTGCGTAAACTTTCCAAAATTGCTACCCTATTGTTGgctaaaaattatatacttatGCAACAGAATGCCATAGAGGAATTAAGAAG ACTTTTAGCTTATATACAAAGCACCACTGGAGCCGCTCCCTTGGATTTGGCTTCATTTCCTGCAGCTGCTAAGCTTCAAGCTTTGCTGCAGAGTGCGGGCAGTGAATTTAATGATCCACCCGGTAGTAGTTAA